The stretch of DNA ATTCATCTGTACGAAACGGGAATTATACGTATTAGTCGCCATCCTCAAATGGTAGGACAGGTAATTTGGTGTATCGCCCATACTCTTTGGTTGGGTACGACCTTTACCTTATTTACTTCATTAGGCTTAATTGCCCATCACTTATTTGCGGTTTGGCATGGCGATCGCCGTTGGGAACATAAATATGGCGAGGCTTTTTTAAAAGTCAAACAGCGTACTTCTGTGGTTCCTTTTTTGGCAGTTATTGATGGTCGTCAAACTTTAAAGTGGCACGAGTTTTTGCGACCTGCCTATTTGGGAGTTTTAGCTTTTGTGTTGCTCGTATGGTGGGGACATCCCTGGCTAATGCAAGCAACTTCTAGAGTATATTGGTAGTTTGCCAGATTTTCTTTGTTAGTAGCTTTCAATTAAGGGCAACACGGTTTAAATTAAACAGTATATTTGAAATTTTAAAATTTATTATTAGATTCAATATGTCATCTGCGATTGACGAACATAATTTTCAACAAGAGGTTTTAGAAAATTGCCAGCTAGTTTTAGTTCACTTTTGGGCTCCTTGGTGCGGTTTGTGTCGCTTAGTCGAACCTATGCTAGAAAATTTACAGGCAGACTTTCAATGTGGGATAAAATTAGTTTCAGTTAATGCCGATCGCAATTTCAGGTTAGCTAATACCTACCGCATTCAAAATTTACCTACTTTATTATTGTTTCATAATGGAAACCTGGTTCAAAAGCTAGATAGCTTTCAAAATCGAGAAAGCTTATATTCAACTTTAGAAATATTTCTTTCCGAACGGGCAAAGGAAATTCAATCTGCATAAGTTAACGTCAGTTAGAGTTGGAAAAATTTATAGGTTGAGGTAGCACGTCGAGCGAAGCTCAACAAGCGCTAAGCAGTGTAGATGTAAACCTTAAGCCTGTAAAGATAGAATCAAGTGAGATTTAGATTTAAAGTATTTCGGCTTCAAACAACTCAAAAACCTGACGACAAAACAACCTGAGTTTTTGTTCGACATCTTCAGAGGGTTGACATTTACCCACAAACTGCCAATTATCGACTGTAGAAAACCGCCAAGCTCTACCCAGATGGCTAAATCCCGCAGTTTCTAGTCCGATTAGCTTTTCACCTGCTTCTAATGCGTCGTTGTGAAAGCGAATTTGAACTAAAATACTGTTGCTTTGAAAACGTCTGCTCCAGCCTGGAAAATGAAAACCAATATCAATCGAATCTGGATCGACTAATTCTAAAGTTTCGGGATCGTTTTTCCAGGGTTTGAGATCGGCTTTAGCATCGGGAAACTGTATTTTAAACAAGTTAACCACAGAAGCAATTTTGGCAGTCATGTCCAAACTTTTAGCTCTTTCTGATGCGTTCATTGTGTTCGCTCTCCTTTAATTAGTTCGATTAGCTTGAGTTAAATGTCCATATTCAAATATTTATTGCTTGTTACCAGAAACTGGTTGTCAGCTTCAAACGCGCTATGGTAAAAGCATAGATCGAACATAGCTAAATTGAGATTGACTTGTATACACTTTATGGCATTAGCGTAGGCACGGGCGATCCAGAACTAATTACTCTTAAAGGACTGCGACTCTTACAACAAGCACGGGTAGTAGCTTTTCCCGCAGGTAAAGGTGCTCGCCCAGGAGTAGCGCAGACTATTATTTCTGATTGGCTCAAGCCAGAGCAAAAGACTTTAAAACTCAACTTCCCTTATGTCTGTGAAGAAGCTATTTTACAACAGGCTTGGCATACTGCCGCCAGACAAGTTTGGCAATGTCTGCAACATGGCGATGTTGCTTTTGCTTGTTTGGGAGATGTCAGCCTCTATAGCACCTTTACCTATTTGGCTCAAACTTTGCGCCAGCTAGCTCCAGAAACGCAGATAAAAACAGTACCTGGGGTTTGTTCGCCTGTGGCGATCGCTTCAGAGTTAAATATTCCTCTGACAGTAAATCACCAGCGTTTGGCAATCTTACCAGCCATTTATAGCGTTGCCGAATTTGAAACGGTGCTTACCTGGGCAAATGTGGTAGTTTTATTAAAAGTCAATTCTGTATATCCACAAGTGTGGCAGCTTTTAAAAGCCAAAAATTTACTCGAACATAGTTGGGTGGTAGAGAAAGCTACTTTTCCCGACCAAAAAATTTATGCCAATCTCGCTCGATTTCCTCAGCTGAAATTATCGTATTTTGCTTTACTGTTAGTTGCTAACGACAAAAATACCGATTATTCGTCAGTTTATTAACGCGAATCAAGCCTACCTTGGTTGTAGAAGCCTGTATTTTTTGCTAATTAAAATATTTACTGAGTAATATTGGCGAATTTTCCGAGATTTTTTATGATTTATGTTTCAAAATATTTAAACTTTAGTTAATTTGTAGATTGTAACTATAGCTCGTGATACTTTTAGAAAGTACTTTACTATACAAAATTTTCTTGGGACAGAATTAATGAATATTCAGCACGCAGATAACCAACCAAAATTATTTCGTGAAGATATTAGCGAATATGTCGCACAGTTACAGTTGCACATGACTTTGCAAGCCCGCAACTTAGTCCCTACCCTTACAGAAGCAACAGACAGTAGAAAACAGATGCTTCAAGAAACTCAGGCAGCGGTAGAAAAATTAGCGTCTCGTCAATGCTTCTAATTTAAACAGATTCTTTTTAGCAAGTATGGTTTGAGTTTTTTGAGATTAACATTCAAACTATACTTGTTTTTATTTCTTTATTGTTAGTGGTTTTTTGATGATACTTGGTTTTGTTTCTAAATATTTATTTTTTATTGCATGGGTTTTAAATCTTTGCTTAAAAGCAATAAATTAGTGGTTTGACGACAACCTGACATTTAAATAAGCTGTTAATAATTTAAAACGAATACCTGGTTCGTTGTACGCTCGCGTTAAATACCAATTAAAATTTTTGGTTGGCTGTGGGTAATTATCTCTAACCTCATTTTAGGTTAGTGCGATCGGTATATTTATTTAGACTGTTTCTAAATATTAGTGATATAAAGGTGATGTAAGAAAGTAAGCCTTTATAGCATGACTTAGCGCCAGCAGAACGATTAAAAAACTTAAGACACTAGTTACTATCTAATTTGCTACGATCGCTCAATTATCGAGCGAAAGTTTTCGAGTAGGTTTAATCGATCCACTCGCCTAAAAAAGTTGATTTGTCAAAACTAACGGTGTTTGACTGTATTTAAAAGTTATTTATTGCCAAACAATATAATGAACCAAATATGCAACATTAGATCGCAAAAAAATATTTTAATCGTAGAAGATCTTCCAGAAAGCCTACAGCTTTTGTATTCATTGTTGACCAAACAGGGCTATAACGTTACCTGTCTTAATGATGGACAAATGGCACTACAAGCTATTGAGAATGACCTTCCCGATCTGATCGTACTAGATATCATGCTGCCAACTATTGATGGCTATAAAGTTTGTGAAATTCTTAAAGCTCAAGAACGCACTTGTCATATACCAATTATTTTTTTGAGTGGCTTGGATTCAGAAATTGATAAAGTCCAAGCATTTAAAATAGGAGCGGCAGACTATATTAGCAAACCTTTTTTTATTGAAGAAGTTATTGCTCGCGTACAAAATCAATTAAAAATACTCAGCCAATACCAAGAACTGCAAGCAACCATACACCAGCAGCTTGTTTCTCATCAAGCTATCGAACGACAATTAAAACGCTCTCGCAATTTATTGTATGGGGTATTAGATAGTTCTCTAGATGGCGTGGCAGTATTTGAAGCCGTTCGCGATATTAAAGGGCAAATTATTGATTTTAGATGGTTGCTTGCCAATACTGTCGCCATGATGACTGTAGGAGAAACCAAAGAAGGCGTAATTGGCAAAAGTTTATTTGCAGAAAAATCTCCAAGAAATTTATTTGATAAATTGTTCGATTCATTTGTGCGAGTAGTAGAAAATTGTACCGTTTTAAACAAAGAATACTACTATAATTCAGTTGCTCTTAAAACTTGGATTCATGTCGTGGCTGTTAAATTAGGAGATGGATTTGCCATGACGTTTCGAGACATTAGCGAGCGCAAGCAAATAGAAATTGCTTTAGAATCAGCTAATATCAGACTGCAATCGCAGGTAAATTATGACAGTCTTACCAAAGTTTATAATCGCCGACGTTTTGATGAATATATCGCTAGCGAATGGTTGAGGTGCGCTCGGGAACAACAATACATTTCGCTAATTTTATGCGATATCGATCGCTTTAAAGCCTACAATGATACTTATGGACACGTACTTGGCGATCGCTGCCTCCAACAGGTGGCACAAGGCATCGATAGAGGAGTTCAGCGTCCCGCCGATTTGGTATTTCGCTATGGGGGAGAAGAATTTGCTATTGTTCTGCCCAATACCGATATCGGTGGGGCGGTTAAAGTTGCCGAACAGATTCGGCAAGATATCGAGCAGTTGCAAATTGCCCATAGTTCGTCGGCGGCAGGTTATGTAACTTTGAGTATGGGAGTATTTAGTATGATTCCCAATGCTCATACAGAACATCAGGTTTTAATTACTGGAGCCGATCGCGCTTTATATCAAGCCAAAGCACAAGGACGCGATCGAGTAGTTGCCAATATCAATACGAGCGGTAGTTAGAGTAAGGCACGGTCTAAAGCTATTTCTTCTGAGGGCGGAACTCGCCATAATTGTTCCAAACCGTTAGCAGGAATAGTTAAGTACAAAACATCTTCAGATTTTAAAAAAGTTTCGAGCAGTTGCCAACCGTGAATAGTTTTGCCTTTTCTTTCTAAATATAAAGGCACAAAATCGGCTTGAATAGCAGCATTACCTACAGACTGACCGCAGAAAGGATGTTTGGGAGTAATCATTGTTGCCAGAGCTACCCAAAGTAAATCTTGGGTCATGCCGTTGCCCAAAATTCTCCCCCCCAAAGCCGCAGCGGCAAAAGAATGAGTAGCTAACTCTATAGGAGATAAAACACAGTCAAATTCAAACACTTCCTGCATTGATTGAGCAAATTGCGGGTCGTAACTGCGAACGATAGTTCTCAAGTAAGGTGCGATTGCCTTGGCGGTAAGCGAAATCTCTAAGTTAGCCATATCATTACTGGTAACTGCAATTAAAGCTTTAGCCCGTTGAATATTAGCGGCTCTTAAAGTAGCAGCCAGACTAGCATCTTCAATAATTACGGGAATACCCAGAGAACGAGCGCCGTGCATAAAGCGATTGTTGGGATCTTGTTCGATCGCTACTACTTCATGTCCTTGCTGGTGTAATTGACGGGCAATTTGAATGCCAATTCCTCCCAGACCACAGATAACATAGTGATTGCGAGTGGGAACTCTAGCAACATCCCAAGCTTGTTTTAAGCGACTGCCTAAAACAAAATCGTTGATCAAAGCGTAGCAAATGCCAATGACACCCGCACCGACGATCATCATTACTGCCGTAAAAATTTTAATCGTGTCGGGAGCATATTCGGCGACTTCTTCTTTGCCTCCCGCTCCCGTAATCATCCCGACCGAAAAATAAAGAGCATCAGCTATGGAAATATTAAAGTTGACGCTCATATAAACAATTGTCGCTAAAAAGACAACCGCTAGCAGTGATAGACTTACTAAGGCGACGGGACGAGCATAGTGTTGATATCGCGGTAAATTAGAAACGGCTTTAGCAACTTTGCGCCACCAGGGATTGCTTCGGGTACGAACTTTGGGTTTGGTTCCGACAATCAAGCGATCGCCAACTTCTAAAACTTTTTTTTGATGTATTGCCGAAACTAGATCGATTTCGCTTTTAGCAGACAAATAATAAATTAGCATGCGATGGGGATTGTCCCAGAGTTCGGCTAGCTGCCTACCCAACCAGGGATGGTTGCTGTCAATAACTTCTTCTCGTATGGGCCAGGTACGATTGAATAGCTTTAGCTGACCGATGGCGCGATCGCCCAAAGCGGCAAAAGTAAAAATTGGTGCTGCCAGAGCCGCAACGCTCATGGTAAAGTGAGCCGATAGAGTCATATCGAGCCGTTCGCCTAAAGTTTGGTTAAACAAACGATTGATAATGCGGATGCGGGGATTAATAACTCTAGCTTGAGTTAAAACTGCAAGATTGAGAGCATCATCATTATTAGCCAAAACTAAAGTTTGCGCCTGCTTGACTCCTGCCTGAATTAAAGTAGTAGCCGCTCGCGGATCGCCAACCACGATAGTTTCATTGCGGCGCGTTACCATCGAGCGATCGCTTATACCCACTACTTCTGCTCTTTGCTGCCGCAATAGACTATAAATTTTATATCCAGTACGCCCCAAGCCACAAACAATTATTTTGGGTTTCATACACATTAATTTGTATATTTATATACTTAAAAAGGCAAAAGCCCATCATACTTTATTGTTAACAGACAAAATACCCGAACAACTGTAGCCAAAAACACCGAGTTAAGACTGTTCGATTGCTTGGCTACCGATCGCTGAATTGTCATTACCGCTTAAAGAAGGGCGCAGACAAAGATAGGCTAAAGTTCCTAGCAAAGGTGTGAGACTAATTGCCCAAAAAATTTTGTTGCTTTCGATACGCCGACGCGCCAGATCGTCTTTTACAGCTAGAGGAAAAAACACACACAACAGGCAAAAATCCAAACTCATAACGTGAATAAACCTGCTGGTTTGCCACTGTCTGACAAAATCAGACCAGTCACCTTGAGTAAATCCTAATACTAGTAGGAAGATCGCACTCAAAGTCAAAATAATTCCACAAGCTCGCGAATCTAAAATTTTTAATAACCAACTGCGCTCGCCGTTCCATTTGGGATTGGGCTGACGCAGCACGAAATAAGGTAATAGAGCAAAAATTCCCACACCAAAAGATAAAGCGACAAAAGGTGCGGCAGGAAATTTTTGACCTCGACCGTCAAACAACAGCATACAGGCATAAACTGCCGGCAATACGCCCATAATATTAAACAAAGCTATAATTAGGGGATTTATTTCTCCCCAGTTGCCTGTAGCCAAATCGGCAATGAGAGCAAAAGTATCGGGCTGTTGGGGAGGAGCAAACACAAAGGCATAAAAGCTAAAGCCAATCCAAATTAAAGCTAAAGTTACTTTTCTCGGCATTATTTATTTATTACAAAAAGTTAAGACGGTCTTCTTTTAGTGTATAACTTATTTTTCAAAACCACTTTTGGCTTAGTCATAACCACAGTTAGTTCGATCGAGATATCTGCGCAGTCTGTGGTTGCCGCTACTCCTCAAGAAATTGCCAGACAGATTACCGTACAAATTGTCGGTAACTCCAATCGCGGTAGCGGAGTTATTGTCAGCAGAGAGGACAATACTTTTTCAGTTTTAACTAATGCCCATGTTGTCAACCAAACTGGCAATTATCGAGCGATTACTGCCGATGGGATCGCTCATCAGATTAGCGATCGCACGCTAATTCCCAATCTTGATTTGGCTTTACTAACTTTTACCAGCAGCAATAATTACTCTGTTGCCGCCATAGACAATACTATTCCTTCGGTGGGAGAAACTATTTATGTCGCGGGTTGGCCTCGTTCGGGAGGCAGTCTCAGACAGCCAATTTTTAAAGTCACTAGCGGAGAAATACGCCAGCCTAATCTCTCTTTACCTCTAGGTTATTCCCTTAACTACACTAACTTGGTACGTGCGGGAATGAGTGGAGGTGCGATCTTAAATGCTGAGGGTAAATTAATTGGTATTAATGGTTTGGTAAGATTAGAAGCTTCTGGCGCTCGCGCCATCTCCTCAGGAATTGCGATCGATGCCTATTTGCGCTGGCATGGCAGTAAGGCTAATACTGCAACCGATCTATCTGTCACGATCGCAGAGCCAAATTTACCTAACAATTCTAATTACAATCTATCCCAAAAAATTTCTCTACCAAAGGGCGGAGTAAATGCTTTAGCATACCATAATGCCAGTCAAACGCTTATCAGTGGCAGTAGCGCGGGTATCATTGCTGTTTGGCAAACAGCAACTGAAGAGCAATTAGTTAGCTGGCAAGCACATTCGTCTGTTAACGCAATCGCAGTTTCTGCCGATGGTAAAGTTCTAGCTAGTGGCGGTGACGATGGCACGATTGCCCTTTGGGATTTGACTGAATTACGTTCTTCTAACAAAGTCTCTTTGACTCAACCGCAATTAATCCGTACTCTCCAGGGTCATAAAGGTGCAATTACCAGTCTGGTTTTTAGTGCCGATGGTAATTTATTTAGCAGCAGTTGGGATAAGACCGTTCGTCAGTGGCAAATCGAATCTGGTAAAGCAATTAAAGATTTTATCGGACATACTCAAATTGTAAATGCGATCGCGCTTTCTGATGATGGCAAAATTTTGGCTAGTGGAGGACAAGATAAAACTATTCGTCTTTGGGATGTAGCTACAGGCAAGTTACGCTCTACCTTAAATGGTCACTCCCTGGCAATTTTGTCTCTCGATATCAGTGCGGATAATAAAATTTTAGTTAGCGGTAGTGGAGATAGCGCGATTAAGCTTTGGAATCTCAACACTAATAAATTAATCGATACTTTACAAGGTCATACTGACGGAGTTTGGCAAGTGGCTATCTCCTCAGATCTTCAGACTTTAATTAGCGGTAGCTGGGACAAAACGATTAAAGTCTGGAATCTTAAAACTAGTACACTTCAAAATACTTTAGTCGAACACCAGGATTATATTAGTGCTTTAGCTATTAGTTCTGATGGCAAAATGTTTGTTTCTGGTGATTGGCAAGGACGAATTTGTTGGTGGCAAAAATTATAAGGGTGCAAGTTCAAACATCTTAATTGTTGCCCCTATTAATTTAAAAAAACCGTCTTTATTAAGCGTAAAATAGTTTTTTTTGTTTACATATAATTTAACAATTATAGTTTTATATTTATTTTTTTGGTTGGTACTGGTATTATTATAAATATATAAGATATTTATTTAAAATTAAAAATTTATAAACAATTTGTTTAATAATCTTTTTTAAAATAAACATGACTCGGATTTTGATACTTGATGATTTTAATTTTACCAGACAGGCACTCAAAACTATTTTAGAAAAAGAAGAAGATCTAGAAATTATCGGGCAAGCTAATAACGCAACTCAAGCTTTAGAATATCTCGAACGAATAGAAGTAGATATAGTAATTGCAGATATAGAAATGCCCGAAGTTAGCGGCATAACTATGACTAAAATAGTTACGCAGCAGTTTCCTGATGTTAAAGTTATTATTTTTACTTCTCACGATGACGAACAAAACATTAATGCCGCTATTGAAGCTGGAGCCAAAGGATACATTTCAAAAAACACTTCTACAACTATATTAGTAGAGGTAATTCGTAACGTTCGACAGGGTTATTTTCAATTAGGACCGGGAATTTTTGAAAAATCTCTCGCGGCTGTAATTCGACAACAACAATCGAGTTTGGCTTACCTGTCTCAGATAGAAGAAAAATGCGCTCAACTTGATAAGAGAGATCGAGAAGAGATTTTTAATGAACTATACTTTCAACTAGATAATCTTAAAACAGAATTGCGAGAAGGATTAAATATTTTTCAAAATCGCGTCAATCATCAAGTTCAAATAGGCTTAGATGAGTTCTCAAAATCTAGCGATCGCCTTAATTTGCTAAGTGAAATTAAAAAACAAATAGGCATTCAAAACTCAGAGTATCAAATTTATCTGCGAAACCTGTTTGTGTCTACCAAAAGTTCTGTCGAAAAGCTAGAGCAGCAAGTGTCTTTTATTCGTTATTTAGTTATCTTTCTCGGCATCGCTTTTTTTGCCGAACATCTAGCGGGTTTTTTTTGGCGATGAACTTTTTTGCCAAACTGAGGTTCGGTAATTTCGCTCTAGCAAGGATTTTTGAAATTGATATGATAAACTTTAGCACTCTCCATGCAAGAGTGCTAAATAACGCATATAGAATACATAACGGAACTCAAAGCAGAATACTATGGCAAAAATCGTTTCGTTTAATGAAAAGTCGAGAAGAGCATTAGAGCGTGGAGTTAACTCCCTTGCCGATGCGGTAAAAATCACTCTCGGTCCGAAAGGACGAAATGTTTTATTAGAAAAGCAATTTGGCGCGCCCCAAATTGTCAATGACGGCATCACCGTCGCTAAAGAAATCGATTTAGAAGATCCTTTAGAAAATACTGGCGCGAAGCTAATTCGAGAAGTAGCTTCTAAAACCAAAGACATTGCTGGTGACGGCACGACTACAGCAACAGTTATGGCTCAGGCTTTAATCAAAGAAGGCTTAAAAAATGTTGCCGCAGGTGCCAACCCCGTTGCTCTGAGAAAAGGGTTAGAAAAAACCACCGCTTTTTTAGTCAAAGAGATCGAAGCAGTAGCCAAACCCGTAGAAGGTGAAGCAATAGCGCAAGTGGCAACTGTCTCGGCTGGTAACGATGAAGAAGTCGGGATCATGATTTCAGAAGCGATGAAAAGAGTAACTACCGATGGGGTAATTACTGTAGAAGAATCAAAATCCTTAGCTACAGAACTAGATGTAGTAGAAGGGATGCAGATCGACCGCGGCTTTATTTCTCCTTATTTTGTTACCGACCAAGAAAGACAGTTAGTCGAGTTTGATAATGCAGCAGTTTTAATTACTGATAAAAAAATCGGCGCGATCGCCGATTTAGTTCCCGTACTAGAAAAAGTCGCTCGCGAAAGCAAACCCCTGCTAATTATTGCTGAAGATTTAGAAGGAGAAGCTTTAGCTACTCTAGTAGTAAACAAAGCTAGAGGCGTACTCAATGCCGCAGCAATCAAAGCTCCAGGCTTTGGCGATCGCCGCAAACAGATGTTACAAGACATTGCCGTACTAACTGGCGGACAAGTAATTTCTGAAGAAGTAGGCTTAAGTTTAGATACCGTTTCGATGGATATGCTCGGAACGGCGGAAAAAATTACCATTGACAAAGAAAACACTACTATTGTCTCTGGTGCTGGTAACAGCAACGATATTAAAAAACGAGTCGAGCAGCTACGCAAGCAGCTTGCAGAAACCGACTCTGACTACGACAGCGAAAAACTTCAAGAGCGCATTGCCAAACTAGCTGGTGGAGTTGCGGTGATTAAAGTAGGTGCGGCAACCGAAACCGAACTAAAAGACCGCAAACTACGTATTGAAGACGCACTCAACGCTACTAAAGCTGCTGTAGACGAAGGTATCGTTCCTGGTGGCGGTACGACTTTGATTCATTTAGCTCAAAAGCTTGCCGAGTTTAGAAATACTATTAGCAACGCTGAAGAACAGGTAGCTGTAGATATTTTTGCTAAAGCACTTGAATATCCTCTAATTCAGCTTGCTAACAACTCTGGAGTAGAAGGATACGTAATCGTCGAACGTGTCAAAGAAACAGATTTTAATGTCGGTTACAACGCTCTCAATGGTCAATTTGAGGACATGATTGCCGCAGGTATTATCGACCCTGCTAAAGTAGTACGCTCTGCGGTACAAAATGCTGCTTCTATTGCTGGTATGGTTTTGACTACTGAAGCTCTAGTAGTAGAAAAACCCGAACCCGAAGCTCCTGCTATGCCCGGTGGCGGCATGGGCGGCATGGGCGGCATGGGCGGCATGGGCGGCATGGGCGGCATGGGCGGTATGGGTATGATGTAGCCCAAACGCCTATAGCTCATTCGTCACATTAATGGCTATTCTGGGGCAGCTTCAAGCGAGCTGCCCTTTTAATTTTTCAAACTGTCTTATTGGTTCTTGTTTGAGTTAAGCTGCAAAAGCCGTTCGAGTATTTTTACTATAACGAAACCAATAACTAAGCCCGCAATGTTGGCTGCTAGATCTTTAAACTCTCCGTAACGGTTGACAAAAGGTTGTAATAATTCAATAGCTCCGCTCCAGCAAACAAAAAATAAACCAATTGCTGGCAAATAATTGGGTTTTTTTACTGCTGCTGGAAACATCAATAGAGCATAAGCAACGAGATGATGAGTTTTATCGCTGCCTGGTGCGGGAGGTAATTTGTCTCGTGGATAAAGAGACAAAAAAGTAATAACTGTCAGGATAAATAGTGTAATAGATATCCAATATCTTTTGATAAGCGTCAATAGTGTGAGCATTGAGTTTTGCACGACTGACTTACAATTATACAAATTCGATTTTTGGAGTAATTTACACTCGTCAGTCAGAAAACTCTATCGATTGACAATTAAAAAACCAAGTTAGTCAAAATGACATAGCAGCAATATCCAACCGCAATAAACAATATTAAATTGCAAACCAGCTGAATTTTTGCCAGTAAACTAAGATTTTTTTCTAGTCTTTTTAACTTTTGCTGTAGTCGGTCAATTTTATACTGTAAATTGGCATCCCGTTCTTTTCTAAGATTTATTTCCTGTTTAACTGTATTTTCAATGGTTTGATTGAGTTTTTTGGGGGTTAATTCTTGTAAATTGCTAAATTTGCCCTCGACTTTAGCTAAAACCGTATCTAAAATATCAAGCTTTTTGTCTAGTTCTTGTTTGTCTGTTAATTGTGAATCTAACTGTGAGGTTGGAGGTTGATATTTATCAATTAATTCTAGAGCTAGTTGAAAATATCCCTTGTGAACGTAGCGAACTGCATTTGCAAGCTCTTTAGCGGTGGTGTTTTTTAGCCAGTATCCTTTAGCTCCCGCTTTAAAAGCGCGATCGAGATGTTCTTGATTGTTTTGAATTGTCAGAATTAAAATTTTAGGATGGGTATAGTGTTGCACGATAATTTGAGTAGCACTCAAGCCATCCATAATGGGCATTTCAATATCCATCAACACCACATCGGGATTTAGTGCTGCTACTCGTTCGATCGCTTCTTTGCCGTTATTGGCAAAACCAACTATATTTAGATCTGGTTCTGACTCTAAATAAGTTTTTAAAGTTTTATGGACGAAGGTTCGATCGTCAACTATAAGAATATTTATCATACGAAAATAGCTCGTACTCAATCGTATTAGTTGGGTTACTCATACGATTGAGTTTTATTAGTATCTAAAGAACATACGAAGGCTTTACCGACAATGAAATACAATATATAGAAAATATATTAAGTTTATGTAGGCAATTTTACGTAACGTTTAAAATTTCTTTAGATTTACGTTTATTTTCGTTTAATAGCTTTTCAACAATCGAAAATCGATCGATACATTATCCGAACAATTTGTCAAATTTGTCAATTATCAATAACTCGCGTTCAAAGCTCTTGAGGAATATCGGAGCGATCGCCGTCTGATTCGGATTTAACCTCTTTATCAGACAAGCTTTCGACTTTCTCAGCCTCGGTAACAGTCGATGTATTTGCTAGTTCGGCAGAACGTCTAACCTTACGAATTGGTAAATTAGCAGTAAGAGAGGTAATACGATGGTCGTTAGATAGAGAAAACTCCATTTCATCGCGATCTACATCTACGTATCGCGCTACTACTTCGAGAATTTCTTCGCGCATCGAACTCATCATTTCGGGATTAATGGCAGCGCGGTCATGAGCTATAACTAGCTTGAGACGACGTTTGGCATTATCGCGGCTATTGGCATTATTTTTCCAGGGAAAAAGCATTTTTAAAAGCTCTTTAAACATAACTAAAACTATTTAAATTGGAAAAACCCAGCGCATCGCGGACTGGGGAAAACTAAAAACAACGCTGTGCTTTAACTAAACTCGATCTATTTTGCCGTCTAACCACCAAAAATACGGCGCAAGCGCGATAGTAGACTTTCATGATATGCTATTAAATCTAT from Myxosarcina sp. GI1 encodes:
- a CDS encoding NnrU family protein, which encodes MSVPSWFTPSHGIILGLLLGFAMVHSGLAALRPWAEAKMGARLYRVIFASASIPFATVLIIYFFNHRYDGFQLWQVREVTGMIPLVWILSAVSFIFLYPATFNLLEIAAVQKPEIHLYETGIIRISRHPQMVGQVIWCIAHTLWLGTTFTLFTSLGLIAHHLFAVWHGDRRWEHKYGEAFLKVKQRTSVVPFLAVIDGRQTLKWHEFLRPAYLGVLAFVLLVWWGHPWLMQATSRVYW
- a CDS encoding co-chaperone YbbN; this encodes MSSAIDEHNFQQEVLENCQLVLVHFWAPWCGLCRLVEPMLENLQADFQCGIKLVSVNADRNFRLANTYRIQNLPTLLLFHNGNLVQKLDSFQNRESLYSTLEIFLSERAKEIQSA
- a CDS encoding precorrin-2 C(20)-methyltransferase, which translates into the protein MDLYTLYGISVGTGDPELITLKGLRLLQQARVVAFPAGKGARPGVAQTIISDWLKPEQKTLKLNFPYVCEEAILQQAWHTAARQVWQCLQHGDVAFACLGDVSLYSTFTYLAQTLRQLAPETQIKTVPGVCSPVAIASELNIPLTVNHQRLAILPAIYSVAEFETVLTWANVVVLLKVNSVYPQVWQLLKAKNLLEHSWVVEKATFPDQKIYANLARFPQLKLSYFALLLVANDKNTDYSSVY
- a CDS encoding diguanylate cyclase, which translates into the protein MNQICNIRSQKNILIVEDLPESLQLLYSLLTKQGYNVTCLNDGQMALQAIENDLPDLIVLDIMLPTIDGYKVCEILKAQERTCHIPIIFLSGLDSEIDKVQAFKIGAADYISKPFFIEEVIARVQNQLKILSQYQELQATIHQQLVSHQAIERQLKRSRNLLYGVLDSSLDGVAVFEAVRDIKGQIIDFRWLLANTVAMMTVGETKEGVIGKSLFAEKSPRNLFDKLFDSFVRVVENCTVLNKEYYYNSVALKTWIHVVAVKLGDGFAMTFRDISERKQIEIALESANIRLQSQVNYDSLTKVYNRRRFDEYIASEWLRCAREQQYISLILCDIDRFKAYNDTYGHVLGDRCLQQVAQGIDRGVQRPADLVFRYGGEEFAIVLPNTDIGGAVKVAEQIRQDIEQLQIAHSSSAAGYVTLSMGVFSMIPNAHTEHQVLITGADRALYQAKAQGRDRVVANINTSGS
- a CDS encoding TrkA family potassium uptake protein — translated: MKPKIIVCGLGRTGYKIYSLLRQQRAEVVGISDRSMVTRRNETIVVGDPRAATTLIQAGVKQAQTLVLANNDDALNLAVLTQARVINPRIRIINRLFNQTLGERLDMTLSAHFTMSVAALAAPIFTFAALGDRAIGQLKLFNRTWPIREEVIDSNHPWLGRQLAELWDNPHRMLIYYLSAKSEIDLVSAIHQKKVLEVGDRLIVGTKPKVRTRSNPWWRKVAKAVSNLPRYQHYARPVALVSLSLLAVVFLATIVYMSVNFNISIADALYFSVGMITGAGGKEEVAEYAPDTIKIFTAVMMIVGAGVIGICYALINDFVLGSRLKQAWDVARVPTRNHYVICGLGGIGIQIARQLHQQGHEVVAIEQDPNNRFMHGARSLGIPVIIEDASLAATLRAANIQRAKALIAVTSNDMANLEISLTAKAIAPYLRTIVRSYDPQFAQSMQEVFEFDCVLSPIELATHSFAAAALGGRILGNGMTQDLLWVALATMITPKHPFCGQSVGNAAIQADFVPLYLERKGKTIHGWQLLETFLKSEDVLYLTIPANGLEQLWRVPPSEEIALDRALL